The following coding sequences are from one Mesorhizobium onobrychidis window:
- a CDS encoding FecCD family ABC transporter permease translates to MSSEPAALSAKEGRGLYRALVLRKQLILAGLALALLLSLCIDLALGPASYSLDQVVLALVSPSSVPLQVRVVLWEIRLPIALMAVVVGAALSVAGAQMQTILNNPLASPFTLGISAAASFGAALALAFGVTLIPAAIEYVVPLNAFVVAMLTALVIHLLSLKRGVTVETIVLLGIALVFTFNALLSLVQHLSSEQALAAVVFWTMGSLTKATWPKLIITSLILLATLPIFARRAWALTALRLGEDKAASFGVKVARLRLETMIMVSLLAAIPVAFVGTIGFIGLVGPHIARMLIGEDQRFFLPASALSGALILSASSVASKSLIPGTIFPIGIVTSLIGIPFFISLILSNVRRSW, encoded by the coding sequence ATGAGCAGTGAACCAGCGGCACTATCGGCCAAAGAAGGGCGCGGCCTCTACCGCGCCCTCGTCCTGCGCAAGCAACTCATCCTCGCAGGGCTCGCCCTGGCGCTGCTCCTGAGCCTTTGCATCGACCTCGCGCTCGGCCCGGCCAGCTACAGCCTGGACCAGGTTGTGCTCGCGCTCGTTTCTCCCAGCAGCGTCCCGCTTCAGGTGCGTGTCGTGCTGTGGGAAATTCGGCTTCCCATCGCGCTTATGGCCGTGGTCGTCGGCGCGGCACTGTCGGTCGCCGGTGCACAGATGCAGACTATCCTCAACAATCCGCTCGCCAGCCCGTTCACGCTCGGCATTTCGGCGGCGGCCAGCTTCGGCGCCGCGCTCGCGCTCGCCTTCGGCGTCACGCTCATCCCCGCGGCAATCGAATATGTCGTGCCGCTCAACGCCTTCGTGGTGGCGATGCTGACCGCGCTCGTCATCCACCTGCTGAGTCTCAAGCGCGGCGTGACGGTCGAAACCATCGTGCTTCTCGGCATCGCCCTCGTATTCACCTTCAATGCGCTGCTGTCGCTCGTCCAGCATCTTTCCTCAGAGCAAGCGCTCGCCGCGGTCGTGTTCTGGACCATGGGAAGCCTCACCAAGGCCACCTGGCCCAAGCTCATCATCACCAGCCTCATTCTTCTCGCAACGCTTCCGATATTCGCGCGCCGCGCCTGGGCGCTGACGGCGCTGCGGCTAGGCGAAGACAAGGCCGCGAGCTTTGGGGTCAAGGTCGCGCGCCTGAGGCTCGAAACCATGATAATGGTGAGCCTGCTCGCCGCCATTCCCGTCGCCTTCGTCGGCACGATCGGCTTCATCGGGCTGGTCGGTCCGCACATCGCCCGCATGCTGATCGGGGAAGATCAACGCTTCTTCCTGCCCGCCTCGGCGCTTTCGGGGGCACTCATCCTTTCGGCGAGTTCGGTTGCCAGCAAGTCGCTCATTCCAGGCACGATCTTCCCGATCGGCATCGTCACCTCGCTCATCGGCATTCCCTTCTTCATCTCGCTGATCCTCTCGAATGTGAGGCGCTCATGGTAA
- a CDS encoding branched-chain amino acid ABC transporter permease, producing MTTDTNPIAMAAITSVGAAGMPRHHFAIFAALFVFLIAAPFLLYPIFVMKVLCFALFACAFNLLLGYGGLLSFGHAAYFGMASYVSAHAAKVWGLTPELAIIAGTLVAAVLGLAIGSLAIRRHGIYFAMVTLAFAQMIYFFSLQAAFTGGEDGIQAVPRGHLFGLIDLRSSEVLYFFVLAIFFAGILLIYRIIHSPFGQVLKAIRENEPRAISLGYRVNRYKLAVFVLSATLAGVAGATKAIVFQLASLTDVYWTMSGEVVLMTLLGGMGTVFGPIVGAAVIVTMQNYLATFGDWVTIGQGIIFVVAVLLFREGIIGVLAKWIRKPL from the coding sequence ATGACAACCGACACCAACCCGATCGCTATGGCGGCCATCACGTCGGTTGGCGCCGCGGGCATGCCACGTCATCACTTTGCGATCTTCGCCGCGCTCTTCGTCTTCCTCATCGCCGCGCCATTTCTGCTCTATCCGATCTTTGTCATGAAGGTGCTGTGCTTCGCGCTGTTTGCCTGCGCCTTCAACCTGTTGCTCGGCTATGGCGGACTGCTGTCCTTCGGCCACGCAGCATATTTCGGCATGGCGAGCTACGTCTCGGCCCATGCGGCAAAGGTGTGGGGTTTGACGCCCGAACTCGCCATCATCGCGGGCACGCTGGTGGCTGCCGTGCTCGGTCTCGCGATTGGCTCCCTAGCCATTCGCCGCCACGGCATCTATTTCGCCATGGTGACGCTGGCTTTTGCGCAGATGATCTATTTCTTCTCGCTGCAGGCGGCGTTTACCGGCGGTGAGGACGGCATCCAGGCCGTGCCGCGCGGGCATCTCTTCGGGCTGATCGACCTGCGCTCGAGCGAAGTCCTCTATTTCTTCGTGCTCGCCATCTTCTTCGCCGGCATATTGCTGATCTATCGGATCATCCATTCGCCGTTTGGACAGGTGTTGAAGGCGATCCGCGAGAACGAGCCCCGCGCGATCTCGCTGGGCTATCGGGTCAACCGCTACAAGCTCGCCGTATTCGTGCTGTCGGCCACGCTCGCCGGCGTCGCCGGCGCAACCAAGGCAATCGTGTTCCAATTGGCGTCGCTTACCGACGTCTACTGGACCATGTCCGGCGAGGTCGTGCTGATGACGCTCTTAGGCGGCATGGGCACGGTGTTCGGACCGATCGTCGGCGCGGCAGTCATCGTCACGATGCAGAATTACCTCGCGACATTTGGCGACTGGGTCACGATAGGCCAAGGCATCATCTTCGTTGTCGCGGTGCTGTTGTTCCGGGAGGGCATCATTGGCGTCCTGGCAAAATGGATCCGGAAACCGCTCTGA
- a CDS encoding lipid kinase, protein MNDITTRRALLLVNPKARRGQESIAPVVERLEAGGLRVSVETFEALPEIARDIVRLRHRADLVIVCGGDGSVSSAAVAAMESGLPMGIIPMGTANDLARTLEIPLDLRKAADVIVQGGRRLIDVGTVNGHAFFNVASIGLSTDLAQGLDPALKKRFGRFGYALAAMKVLTKARHFEARITEKGVATEVETYQIAVGNGRHYGGGNVVEETAEIDDGHLDLYSLEMTNLWKMALLLRSFRSGTHGAWSEVRTARCVEFDIETKRPMPVNTDGEIVTSTPAHFKVHPKAISVFAPAAARMQPRTKVLGDTVGANSG, encoded by the coding sequence ATGAACGACATCACGACCAGACGCGCGCTTCTGCTCGTCAATCCAAAGGCGCGACGCGGGCAGGAATCTATCGCACCGGTGGTCGAGCGGCTGGAGGCCGGTGGGCTCCGCGTCAGCGTCGAGACGTTCGAGGCGCTGCCCGAGATAGCACGCGATATCGTGCGCCTTCGCCATAGGGCCGACCTTGTGATCGTGTGCGGCGGCGATGGATCGGTGTCCTCGGCGGCGGTCGCGGCCATGGAAAGCGGGCTGCCGATGGGCATCATTCCAATGGGGACGGCGAACGATCTGGCACGAACGCTCGAAATACCGTTGGATCTGCGGAAGGCCGCCGACGTGATCGTACAGGGCGGAAGGCGTCTGATCGATGTCGGAACCGTCAATGGTCACGCTTTCTTCAATGTTGCGAGCATTGGCCTCAGCACCGACCTTGCTCAGGGTCTCGACCCGGCGCTAAAGAAACGTTTCGGCAGGTTTGGCTATGCCTTGGCGGCCATGAAAGTGTTGACCAAGGCCCGCCACTTCGAAGCAAGGATTACCGAAAAGGGCGTAGCGACCGAAGTTGAGACTTACCAGATAGCAGTCGGCAACGGCCGGCACTATGGCGGCGGCAACGTCGTTGAGGAGACGGCGGAGATCGATGACGGCCATCTCGACCTGTACAGCCTGGAAATGACGAACCTCTGGAAGATGGCGCTCTTGCTGCGCTCGTTCCGCTCAGGCACACACGGCGCCTGGAGCGAGGTTCGCACGGCCAGATGCGTCGAGTTCGACATCGAGACGAAAAGGCCGATGCCGGTGAACACCGATGGTGAGATCGTCACCTCGACCCCGGCGCATTTCAAGGTCCACCCGAAGGCGATTTCGGTCTTCGCGCCTGCGGCCGCGCGCATGCAGCCCCGCACAAAGGTGCTTGGTGATACGGTCGGCGCAAACAGCGGGTAG
- a CDS encoding AbrB/MazE/SpoVT family DNA-binding domain-containing protein, translating to MTSTVTAKGQVTIPKPVRDLLGIVPGSKVDFRRTDDGNVLIVRSDKNQPASRFAKLRGHAGKGLDTDAIMALTRGDA from the coding sequence ATGACCAGCACAGTCACAGCCAAAGGACAGGTGACCATCCCGAAGCCGGTCCGCGACCTGCTCGGAATCGTTCCGGGCAGCAAGGTTGATTTCCGCCGCACCGATGACGGCAATGTGTTGATCGTGCGTAGCGACAAGAACCAGCCCGCGAGCCGCTTCGCGAAATTGCGCGGCCATGCCGGCAAGGGACTCGACACCGACGCGATCATGGCACTGACGCGTGGCGACGCGTGA
- a CDS encoding class I SAM-dependent methyltransferase — MTAHANYSLRDEIRDYWSERAETFDLQVGHEIFSERERAAWHALITKHLGPGAGRASLDLACGTGVISHLMHDLGFVVTGLDWSEAMLAKARAKAQKRGADIRFIVRDAERTLEDKASYDVIVTRHLVWTLVDPKTAFAEWFSLLKPGGKLLVIDGDFVSRNWAMSLREVWEKLTAGKSRVLDSDASMARRHQSILARVYFSGGARAEEIARLLAEAGLEQPVVDWKLGAIHRAQARQMSWPKALERATQHRFAICATKPQ; from the coding sequence ATGACGGCTCACGCAAACTATTCGCTGCGCGACGAAATTCGGGACTATTGGTCCGAGCGCGCCGAGACGTTCGACCTGCAGGTCGGCCACGAGATTTTTTCCGAGCGCGAGCGCGCTGCCTGGCATGCGCTCATAACCAAGCACCTTGGGCCTGGCGCCGGGCGGGCGTCTCTGGATCTCGCCTGTGGGACAGGCGTTATTTCGCATCTGATGCACGATCTAGGCTTTGTGGTGACAGGCCTCGATTGGTCGGAAGCCATGCTCGCCAAGGCGCGCGCCAAGGCACAAAAACGCGGCGCCGATATCCGCTTCATCGTGAGGGATGCTGAACGGACGCTCGAGGACAAGGCGAGCTACGATGTCATCGTCACCCGTCACCTGGTCTGGACGTTGGTGGATCCGAAGACGGCCTTTGCCGAATGGTTCTCGCTGCTGAAGCCCGGCGGCAAGCTGCTGGTCATCGACGGCGATTTTGTCAGCCGCAACTGGGCGATGAGTTTGCGGGAAGTTTGGGAGAAGCTCACGGCCGGCAAGTCCCGGGTCTTGGACAGTGACGCCTCCATGGCCAGACGCCACCAGAGCATTCTTGCTCGTGTCTATTTCTCGGGCGGCGCACGGGCGGAAGAGATAGCGCGCTTGCTGGCCGAAGCCGGGTTGGAGCAGCCTGTCGTCGACTGGAAACTGGGAGCGATCCATCGCGCTCAGGCTCGACAGATGAGTTGGCCCAAGGCGCTCGAACGCGCCACTCAACATCGCTTCGCGATCTGCGCGACAAAGCCGCAGTAA
- a CDS encoding ABC transporter substrate-binding protein has translation MPLTHGVRADTVTDISGRKVEVKTPVENVILGEGRQIYLIAALDTDNPFKRIVGWREDFSQADPDNYAVYLEKFPSMATIPTFGGFKDGTFDIEQAIALQPDVMIMNIESKQATEDAQYIEKLAAVGIPVVYVDFREHPFTNTEPSMRLIGKLFGQEKRAEEFIAYRAAQIARVTDVIAKNDPKRPTVFVERAGGYADDCCMSFGNDNFGKFVEMAGGRNIAADLIPGTFGALNPEQIIASDPDQVIVTGGNWEAYVPGGKWVGVGPGADEAAALKKLKGLTERPALTGIKAVENGRIHAIWHQFYNSPYQFVAIQQMAKWLHPDLFADLDAEATFKELHEKFLPVDYRPGHWVSLSNEQ, from the coding sequence ATGCCGTTAACCCACGGCGTGCGCGCCGATACCGTCACCGACATTAGCGGCCGCAAGGTCGAGGTGAAGACGCCGGTCGAGAACGTCATCCTCGGCGAAGGCCGGCAGATCTACCTGATCGCCGCGCTCGATACCGACAACCCCTTCAAGCGAATCGTTGGCTGGCGCGAGGATTTCTCCCAGGCTGATCCCGACAATTACGCCGTCTATCTGGAAAAATTCCCCTCGATGGCCACGATCCCGACCTTCGGCGGTTTCAAGGACGGCACCTTCGACATCGAGCAGGCCATCGCGCTTCAGCCGGACGTGATGATCATGAACATCGAGTCCAAGCAGGCGACCGAGGACGCGCAATATATCGAAAAGCTCGCCGCCGTTGGCATTCCGGTGGTCTATGTCGATTTCCGCGAGCATCCCTTCACCAACACTGAGCCGAGCATGCGTCTTATCGGCAAGCTCTTTGGCCAGGAAAAGCGGGCCGAGGAGTTCATCGCCTACCGCGCGGCCCAGATCGCGCGGGTCACCGATGTTATCGCAAAGAATGATCCAAAGCGCCCGACCGTCTTCGTCGAGCGCGCCGGGGGCTATGCCGACGATTGCTGCATGAGCTTCGGTAATGACAATTTCGGCAAGTTCGTCGAGATGGCCGGCGGCCGCAATATCGCGGCGGATCTGATCCCGGGCACTTTTGGCGCGCTCAATCCCGAACAGATCATCGCGAGCGATCCCGACCAGGTGATTGTTACGGGCGGTAATTGGGAGGCATATGTGCCGGGTGGCAAATGGGTCGGCGTCGGTCCCGGCGCGGACGAGGCGGCAGCACTGAAGAAACTCAAGGGCCTGACGGAGCGACCCGCCCTGACCGGCATCAAGGCGGTGGAGAACGGGCGGATCCACGCCATCTGGCACCAGTTCTACAACAGCCCTTATCAGTTCGTCGCCATCCAGCAGATGGCCAAGTGGCTGCACCCCGACCTGTTCGCCGATCTGGACGCTGAGGCCACCTTCAAGGAGCTGCACGAGAAGTTCCTGCCGGTCGACTACAGGCCTGGCCATTGGGTCTCGCTCTCCAATGAGCAGTGA
- a CDS encoding ABC transporter ATP-binding protein, with the protein MSEVELASGPAAGPSARPLLRVDGLQGWYGESHVLHGVSFEVGEGEVVTLLGRNGAGKTTTLKAVMGILSRRSGSVTYDGRETIKLPSRLIAQMGIAYCPEERAIFSSLSVEENLMLPPQVRPGGLTVEQIFELFPNLKERLSSQGTKLSGGEQQMLAIGRILRTGAKLLLLDEPTEGLAPVIVQQIGRTIARLKEEGFTIVLVEQNFHFAALVADRHYVVEQGRVIDTIPNDELDANIDKLHAYLGV; encoded by the coding sequence ATGTCTGAAGTTGAACTTGCAAGCGGGCCGGCTGCTGGCCCCTCGGCGAGACCCCTCCTTCGCGTCGATGGCCTGCAGGGCTGGTACGGCGAGAGCCATGTGCTTCACGGCGTGAGTTTCGAGGTTGGCGAAGGCGAGGTGGTGACGCTGCTCGGCCGCAATGGCGCCGGCAAGACGACGACGCTGAAGGCGGTCATGGGAATTCTTTCCAGGCGCTCGGGCTCGGTCACCTATGACGGTCGGGAGACGATCAAGCTGCCGTCGCGGTTGATCGCGCAGATGGGCATCGCCTACTGCCCCGAGGAGCGGGCGATCTTTTCCAGCCTCTCGGTCGAGGAGAATTTGATGCTGCCGCCGCAGGTGCGCCCCGGTGGGCTCACCGTCGAGCAGATTTTCGAGCTTTTCCCGAACTTGAAGGAGCGGCTTTCGAGCCAAGGCACCAAGCTTTCGGGCGGCGAACAGCAGATGCTCGCCATCGGCCGGATCTTGCGGACCGGCGCGAAGCTCTTGCTGCTCGACGAGCCGACCGAAGGGCTTGCGCCCGTCATCGTGCAGCAGATCGGCCGCACCATTGCCCGGCTTAAGGAGGAGGGATTCACGATTGTGCTCGTCGAACAGAATTTTCATTTCGCCGCGTTGGTCGCGGACCGGCACTACGTGGTGGAACAGGGGCGCGTGATCGACACAATCCCCAACGACGAACTCGACGCCAACATCGACAAACTGCACGCCTATCTCGGTGTCTGA
- a CDS encoding branched-chain amino acid ABC transporter permease, with product MFELLGIPPQVLFGQLLLGLINGSFYAVLSLGLAVIFGLLNIINFTHGAQYMLGAFGAWMLLNYLGVGYWWAVFIVPPIVGVTGIVLERVLIRRLYHLDHLYGLLLTFGLALIIVGFFRQFFGVSGLPYPPPPLLTGGHNLGFMYLPNSRAWVIVASLIVCLATWFIIEKTRLGAYLRAATENPTMVGAFGINVPLLVTLTYGFGVALAGFAGVLAAPIYAVNPNMGADLIIVVFAVVVIGGMGSILGSILTGFGLGLIEGLTRVFYPEGSAVVIFVIMALVLLVKPAGLFGRSA from the coding sequence ATGTTCGAACTGCTTGGAATTCCGCCGCAGGTCCTGTTCGGCCAATTGCTGCTCGGGCTGATCAATGGGTCCTTCTATGCGGTTCTGAGCCTCGGGCTGGCGGTCATCTTCGGTCTCTTGAACATCATCAATTTCACGCATGGCGCGCAGTACATGCTGGGCGCCTTCGGCGCATGGATGCTGCTCAACTATCTCGGCGTCGGCTACTGGTGGGCCGTGTTCATCGTGCCGCCGATCGTCGGCGTCACCGGCATCGTGCTCGAGCGCGTGCTGATCCGACGGCTCTATCACCTCGACCATCTCTACGGGCTGCTTCTCACTTTCGGCCTGGCGCTGATCATCGTCGGCTTCTTCCGCCAGTTTTTCGGCGTATCCGGCCTGCCTTACCCGCCGCCGCCGCTTCTGACCGGCGGGCATAATCTCGGTTTCATGTACCTGCCCAATTCGCGCGCCTGGGTGATCGTGGCTTCACTCATCGTGTGCCTCGCGACCTGGTTCATCATCGAAAAGACGCGGCTTGGCGCCTATCTCAGGGCAGCGACCGAGAACCCGACCATGGTCGGCGCGTTCGGCATCAACGTGCCGCTGCTGGTCACGCTCACATATGGTTTCGGCGTCGCACTCGCGGGTTTCGCCGGCGTGCTCGCCGCGCCGATATACGCAGTCAATCCGAACATGGGGGCAGACCTGATCATTGTCGTCTTCGCCGTCGTCGTCATCGGCGGCATGGGCTCGATCCTGGGCTCGATCCTCACCGGCTTCGGGCTTGGGCTGATCGAGGGTCTGACCCGCGTGTTCTATCCGGAAGGCTCGGCCGTGGTGATCTTTGTCATCATGGCGCTCGTGCTACTCGTCAAGCCCGCCGGCCTGTTTGGGCGGAGTGCGTGA
- a CDS encoding type II toxin-antitoxin system VapC family toxin produces the protein MTLVDTNVLLDLVTDDANWADWSIAQLETASLNGSLLINDAVYAELAVRYDRIEDIDAFLDKAGLQMAPMPRAALFLAGKVFTRYRKSGGSRTGVLPDFFIGAHAAVNGLPLLTRDVGRYRTYFPLLKLIAPDS, from the coding sequence GTGACGCTGGTCGACACCAACGTTCTGCTCGACCTTGTCACGGACGATGCGAACTGGGCGGATTGGTCGATCGCCCAGCTTGAGACGGCAAGCCTCAATGGGTCGTTGTTGATCAACGATGCAGTCTATGCCGAACTTGCCGTTCGCTACGACCGCATCGAGGATATCGACGCGTTTCTTGACAAAGCCGGTCTCCAAATGGCTCCGATGCCCCGGGCAGCACTGTTCCTCGCCGGAAAGGTCTTTACGCGGTATCGCAAATCGGGCGGATCGCGCACTGGTGTGCTGCCTGACTTCTTCATCGGCGCCCATGCCGCCGTCAATGGACTGCCGCTGCTCACCCGCGACGTCGGCCGCTACCGCACCTATTTTCCATTGCTGAAACTGATCGCACCGGACTCCTGA
- a CDS encoding ABC transporter ATP-binding protein, protein MNSGAILEAAGLTKEFGGFVAVNNVNLTVERGSIHALIGPNGAGKTTLFNLLTKFLQPTRGAIRYQGRDITRMQPADIARLGLVRSFQISAVFPHMTALENVRIALQRRRGDSFDFWRSEKVLSKLNSEGAALLADVGLTEFSDIRASDLPYGRKRALEIATTLALNPEMLLLDEPMAGMAQEDIERISALIRRISKNRTILMVEHNLSVVASLSNRITVLARGKVLAEGDYAAVSKDPRVVEAYIGAGHV, encoded by the coding sequence ATGAATTCCGGAGCGATCCTCGAAGCCGCGGGATTGACTAAGGAATTTGGGGGTTTCGTCGCTGTCAACAATGTCAACCTGACGGTGGAGCGAGGATCGATCCACGCGCTGATCGGCCCCAACGGCGCAGGCAAGACAACCCTCTTCAACTTGCTGACCAAATTCCTCCAGCCAACGCGCGGCGCGATCCGCTACCAAGGCCGCGACATCACCAGGATGCAGCCGGCCGACATCGCGCGGCTGGGCCTTGTGCGCTCCTTCCAGATATCGGCGGTGTTTCCGCACATGACGGCACTCGAGAATGTCCGCATCGCGCTGCAGCGCCGGCGCGGCGACAGTTTCGATTTCTGGCGCTCCGAGAAAGTGCTCTCCAAGCTCAATAGCGAGGGTGCGGCTCTTCTCGCCGATGTCGGCTTGACCGAGTTTTCAGATATTCGCGCCAGCGATCTGCCTTACGGCCGCAAACGCGCGCTTGAGATCGCGACGACGCTGGCGCTGAACCCTGAAATGCTGCTCCTCGATGAGCCTATGGCCGGCATGGCGCAAGAAGACATCGAGCGGATCTCGGCGCTGATCCGGCGCATCTCCAAGAACCGCACCATTTTGATGGTTGAGCATAATCTGTCGGTCGTAGCCTCGCTGTCGAACCGCATCACCGTGCTCGCGCGTGGCAAAGTCCTCGCCGAAGGCGACTATGCTGCGGTTTCCAAGGATCCGCGCGTTGTCGAAGCCTATATCGGGGCCGGACATGTCTGA
- a CDS encoding ABC transporter substrate-binding protein gives MKKMGFILASLTSLLMAGAAHATDVKIGVLNDRSGIYADIAGEGSVIAAQMAAEDFKAADKGINVSIVSADHQNKPDVGSNIARQWYDTENVDVIADVPTSSVALAVNEITKEKNKIFLASGPASSDLTGKACSPNTVHWTYDTWALANGTGSAMVAQGGDSWFFVTADYAFGHALERDTSAVVEASGGKVLGAVRHPFPGQDFSSFLLQAQGSGAKVVGLANAGGDTINAVKQASEFGITQGGQALAALLMFINDVHALGLDVAQGLVLTGAFYWDKNDQTREFSARFQERNAGQKPSMIEAGVYASVLHYLKAVEAVGDKDAAKVMAKMKEMPTDDPLFGKGTIRADGRKLHDMYLFRVKKPDQSKGPWDYFETVATIPADKAFRPLADGACSLVK, from the coding sequence ATGAAAAAAATGGGGTTTATTCTGGCTTCGCTGACGAGCCTGCTGATGGCCGGTGCGGCCCACGCCACGGATGTCAAGATCGGCGTTCTGAATGACCGTTCCGGCATCTATGCAGACATCGCCGGTGAAGGTTCGGTCATCGCCGCCCAGATGGCGGCGGAAGACTTCAAGGCGGCGGACAAGGGCATCAACGTGTCGATCGTCTCCGCCGACCACCAGAACAAGCCCGACGTCGGCTCGAATATTGCCCGCCAGTGGTACGACACCGAAAATGTCGATGTAATCGCCGACGTGCCAACCTCGTCAGTGGCGCTCGCCGTCAACGAGATCACCAAGGAGAAGAACAAGATCTTCCTCGCCTCGGGCCCGGCTTCGTCCGACCTCACCGGCAAAGCCTGTTCGCCCAACACCGTCCACTGGACCTACGACACCTGGGCGCTTGCCAACGGCACGGGTTCGGCCATGGTCGCGCAGGGCGGCGATAGCTGGTTCTTCGTCACAGCGGACTACGCCTTCGGCCACGCGCTCGAGCGCGATACGTCGGCGGTCGTCGAAGCATCGGGCGGCAAGGTTCTCGGCGCCGTCCGTCATCCTTTCCCCGGCCAGGATTTCTCGTCCTTCCTGCTACAGGCGCAAGGGTCGGGTGCCAAGGTCGTCGGCCTCGCCAATGCCGGCGGCGACACGATCAACGCGGTCAAGCAGGCGTCGGAATTCGGCATCACGCAGGGTGGCCAGGCGCTCGCCGCTCTGCTGATGTTCATCAATGACGTGCATGCGCTTGGCCTCGACGTGGCGCAGGGCCTCGTGCTCACCGGCGCATTCTACTGGGACAAGAACGATCAAACGCGTGAATTCTCTGCCCGCTTCCAGGAGCGGAATGCCGGACAAAAGCCTTCGATGATCGAGGCCGGAGTCTACGCTTCGGTCCTGCATTACCTTAAAGCCGTCGAAGCCGTTGGCGACAAGGACGCGGCCAAGGTGATGGCCAAGATGAAGGAAATGCCGACCGATGATCCGCTGTTCGGCAAGGGCACGATCCGCGCGGACGGGCGCAAGCTGCACGACATGTATCTGTTCCGCGTCAAGAAGCCGGACCAATCGAAGGGGCCATGGGATTATTTCGAGACGGTGGCCACCATTCCGGCCGACAAAGCGTTCCGCCCGCTCGCCGACGGCGCCTGTTCGCTCGTCAAGTAA
- a CDS encoding ABC transporter ATP-binding protein: protein MVTIRLDGLGAFHGTRLVLSDVSTPIFRGGEVVAVIGPNAAGKSTLFKRIAGLLKGPGRVCLEGAAKGSEGICYMPQDTAANAVLTVYESILLARKQGSAWSVGDGDLALIDGILAALSISDIAFRNVGELSGGQRQVVSIAQTLAREPEILLMDEPTSALDLHRQVEVLSFMRGLAHKHGIAVLIAIHDLNQALRFADKCIVLADGRMFACGTPEEVVTPALLRDVYRVEARIERCSRGIGHVMVDGVADETAAAASIAA from the coding sequence ATGGTAACGATCAGGCTCGATGGTCTCGGAGCCTTCCACGGGACGCGGCTCGTCCTTTCGGACGTTTCAACTCCCATTTTTCGGGGTGGCGAGGTAGTCGCCGTTATCGGGCCCAACGCAGCGGGCAAGTCGACGCTGTTCAAGCGCATCGCAGGACTTCTGAAGGGCCCGGGCCGTGTCTGCCTCGAGGGGGCGGCGAAGGGATCTGAGGGCATCTGCTATATGCCGCAGGATACGGCAGCCAACGCGGTGCTGACCGTCTATGAATCGATCCTGCTCGCCCGCAAGCAGGGCTCGGCCTGGTCGGTCGGCGATGGCGACCTCGCACTCATAGACGGCATCCTGGCCGCGCTCAGCATCTCGGATATTGCCTTTCGCAATGTCGGCGAACTGAGCGGGGGGCAAAGGCAGGTGGTAAGCATCGCCCAGACCCTCGCCCGCGAACCTGAAATCCTGCTGATGGACGAGCCGACGTCAGCGCTTGACTTGCACCGGCAGGTCGAGGTGCTGAGCTTCATGCGCGGGCTCGCGCACAAGCACGGGATCGCGGTGCTGATCGCAATTCACGACCTCAATCAGGCCCTGCGCTTCGCCGACAAATGCATCGTCCTCGCCGACGGCCGGATGTTCGCCTGCGGTACGCCGGAAGAGGTCGTCACGCCGGCGCTCTTGCGTGATGTGTACCGCGTCGAGGCGAGGATCGAGCGCTGCTCGCGGGGCATCGGTCATGTAATGGTGGATGGCGTCGCGGACGAAACGGCAGCGGCCGCGTCGATAGCAGCTTAA